The Oncorhynchus nerka isolate Pitt River linkage group LG12, Oner_Uvic_2.0, whole genome shotgun sequence genome contains the following window.
tgcctgattggtgctgtattgcagagatgtttgtccttctggaaggttctttcatctccacagaggaactctggagctctgtcagagtgaccattgggttattGTTCacgtccctgaacaaggcccttttcccccgattgctcagtttggcctggcggccagctctagcaaGATTCTTGATGGTTCCAatctttttccatttaagaataatggaggccaatgtgttcttgtggaccttcaatgctgcagaaatgttttggtacccttcccaaaatctgtgcctcgacacaatcttgactcggggctctatggacaattccttcgacctcatggcttggtttttgtgcaaacatgcactgtcaactgtgggaccttacagttgaagtcagaagtttacatacacctatgtaggagtcattaaaactcgtttttcaaccactccacaaatgtcttgttaacaaactatagttttggcaagtcggttaggacatctactttgtgcatgacacaagtaatttttccatcaattgtttacagacagattatttcacttattcactgtatcacaattccagtgggtcagaagtttacatacactaaatttactgtgcctttaaacagcttggacaattccagaaaatgatgtcatggctttagaagcttctgataggctaattgactcagtgtctctttgcttgacatcatgggaaaatcaaaagaaatcagccaagacctcagaaaaaagattgtagacctccgcaagtctggttcatccttgggagcaatttccaaacgcctccaggtaccacgttcatctgtacaaacaataatatgcaagtataaaccccatgggaccatgcagccgtcatacctctcaggaaggagacgtgtgctgtctcctagagatgaacgtactttggtgcgagaagtgcaaatcaatctcagaacaacagcaaaggaccttgtgaagatactggaggaaacgggtacaaaagtatctacatccacagtaaaacgagtcctatatcgacttaCCCTGAGAGTCcgctcagcatggaagaagccagtgctccaaaaccgccattaaaaaaagccagactagggtttgcaactgcacatcgggacaaagatcgtactttttggagaaatgtcctctggtctgatgaaactaaaatataactgttttgccataatgaccaccatttatttttggaggaaaaagggggatgcttgcaagccgaagaacaccatcccaaccgtgaagcattggggtggcagcatcatgttgttggggtgctttgctgcaggaaggactggtgcacttcacaaaatagatggcatcatgaggaaaggacatttatgtggatatattgaagcaacatctcaagacatcagtcaggaagttaaatcttggttgcaaatgggtcttccaaatgaacaatggccccaagcatacttccaaagttgtggcaaaatggcctaaggacaacaaagtcaaggtattggagtagccatcacaaagccctgacctcaatcctatagaacatttgtgggcagaactgaaaaagcatgtaggcaaggaggcctacaaacctgactcagttacatcagctctgtcaggaggaattggccagaattcacccaatttattgtgggaatcttgtggaaggctacccgaaacgtttgacccaagttaaacaatttaaaggcaatgctaccaaatactaattgagtgtatgtcaacttctgacccattaggaatgtgatgaatatgacattattctgacatttcacattcttaaaataaagtggtgatcctaactgacctaaaacagggacattttactaggattaaatgtcaggaattgggaaaaactaagtttaaatgtatttggctaaggtgtatgtaaacttcctacttcaactgtataaagtcaggtgtgtgcctttccaaatcttgtaaaatcaattgaatttacaacaggtgtaCATCCTGGAAACGAGTCTGGAAAtgagtctcgtagcaaagggtctgaatgcttatgtaaataatgtatttctgtttatAAAGCTTTTTTATTTGCAAAAAAAGTTAAAGCTGTGTTTGCTTCGTCATGATagaatattgtgtgtagattgatgagaattatatagatttttaatcatttttagaattaaagttgtaacgtaacaaaatgtggagaaaagtccaaggggtttgaataatttctgaatgcactgtatagtgtaTCTCAATGCAGTTAAATACATATTTAGAATTATActtaacaaaaataaaaatgcaagatgtagtgttggtcccatgtttcatgagctgaaataaggtGCAGATCTGTTCCATACTCACACATTTGTTTACCTCCCTCTTACTGAGCATTTAtccattgccaagataatcattcacctgacaggtgtggcatatcaagaagctgattaaacagcttgATCATTacccaggtgcaccttgtgctgaggacaataagaGGCCActtttgtcacataacacaatgccacagaagtctcaagttttgagtgagCATGCAAATAgcaatgctgactgcaggaatgtcaaccagagTTGATGCCAGATAATGTAGTTATTTTCTCTACCTTaagcctccaacgtcgttttagatcatttggcagaacgtccaacaggcctcacaattgtagaccaagtgtaaccacaccagcccagcaCAGTCACATCCCGTTTCTTCACCTGCttgatcatctgagaccagccacccggacagctgatgaaactgaggagtagttctgtctgtaataaagcccttttgtggtggaaaaactaattctgagcctggctccccagcggatgggcctatgccctcccaggcccacccattgcTGTGCCCATGCCCAGTCATGGGAAATCCGTAGATTAGGACCTAAagaattgatttcaattgactgatttccttatatgaactgtaactcagtagaaTTGTTCAAATTGTTggatgttgtgtttatatttttgttcagtatagattacTTGAAATTAGTACTGTTCACCTGTTATATTTAGCCCTTCAGCCCAAATTTAAGAGCTGATTTGAACATATAAAACATCTACATATTTGACAAGAATTACATTGCAGTAGATTCATGTTAATAGAGGCCAACATTTTTGTTGGAATATTTACTAAAATAATCAGGCTTTTCATTTACTACTTTTCCATCTACTTTATTGTCTATTGGTGGCAGTCGTCTGCAAATCTCCATTCCTGACCCTAAAAAGCTCAAAGTTATGACCGGGGAGTGGTTTGAAGAGCTCCGGACTCGTCGCTATGGACGACAGTCAGACGTGACAGAAGTTCTCAGGTCTTCAATGAGGAGAAAGAAGCCAACAACAGGTATAGATTTTGTACCGATTACCATGAATTAATCAGTTAAATAATTACTCTCTCAATCAATGAAAGAATAATTCATATTTTCCATATTCTGACTTTAACTCCTTTGTCAGTCATCTCCCACTGTCACTCCtcagagagaaggataaagacTAGTTATATTATTCATACAGAGGGATGGTCTGACCGAAGATAAATAATCTGAGTGATCATTGTCTGCTTCTTAGCCTTTAGGACTAGCACTTTCAGCGATGTCGGACAAACAGAAAACaaagaaggagaaaaggagaataAGGACCCTCAAACCAAGGCTTCTGAGATGTAAGTTTATTCTCAGAGTAGCCTACAATATCTAGATTTCTGGTCACACAGGGAATACAAACATACACATTGCAGAGGCTTAAGCATTGAACAGTGAATTGCTATCTCCTAATAGAAGAGAAATGTGTTACAAGAGCAAACTTCTGGCAATAAATGCTTCAGAAGACTTCTGTGCTGGTATTACATAATTAtgcttcatggcttggtttttctaTGCCACAGAATAACTTTTACTGTTACTGCAAggtattatcaaatcaaattatatttgtcacatgcgccgaatacaacagggaaatccttacttacaagcccttaaccaacagcagttttaagaaaatagagttaagaaaatatttattaaatGAACTAAAAAgttacaaaataaaataacagaggctatatacagggggtacaggtaccaagtaaatgtgcgggggtacaggctagtcgaggtaatttgtacatgtaggtagggttaaaGGGACTGTGCATTGATAATAGCGAGTagcagcattgtaaaaacaagAGGGGGGGTCAACGCAAATAGCTCAGATGGCCATTAGATTTATTTTACTCAATGATTCGTTTTAGCTTAGAAAGCAAGGAATTACTGTATTGGTGCACGCAATTCTATTACTGTATCTATGCATGCAACTCACTAAATAAATCTCCTGGCTTTTCAACAATTGCATGAAGCTTTGAAAATTGATATTGAAGAAATACCTATTTGTCATTCAAACATTTTAATTTAGccaaatatacatttttttttaaagagttcTACATCTTTCATTCTTGTACTGACATTTGAAGTACTGAATATGCACATTAAGTACTTATATTCTTAATGTTTGAGTACAACTCCTTACAATCTCTCTTTTCCACTCATAGCCAGACACCAGACACAAGTTTCCTCAACCTATCTTTTCGTGAAAAGGTATTTTTTTATTGCATTATTATTTGAGACAAAACTTTCTTTCACTTTAATCAAAGAGTTGATACATAATAACACAATTGTGATCCTCAGGCTAACCAGGAACTTAGCAATGAGGAAAGCACTGTGGATACTGGTGAGTATGAAATATTTAGCAGCTGTGGAAGGATCCACCGAACCCTATCCCGACAGGCCAACCGTAAACTAAACTTGAACTTTTCATTTGTTACAGACAACACCACGGTTAATGTTCCTGAATGGAAACATCCACTCTACAGGTCTCATGAGGGGCCTGCTAGTGAGGAAAAATGTACCAACCCATTTACATCTCAAAATCAAGAGATGCCATACTCTAGCAcaactgacactgtccaccaatCACCAGACAGGAAACCTGGACAAGAAAACAAGACAGAATCTGCTTATATTGCCAATGTCGTTCTTGAGTCTCAGCTCCGTCCTATCAACGTATCTAGTCCCGGCCCTCAAACCAAACCAACAACCAAATCCCTGGACACTATTGTGAATCTGAAGTCTAGCAGAAAGCTGGTGTTTCCCCCTGAGATAAAGGATGATCCAGAGAAGAACAGCTCTGTAATGTATGTAGACCCCTATGTATGGACACAACCAGAGTTCAAAAGTAGCGTCATAGAGGCCGAGCCAAAAGACACAGAGATGGCCATAGGAACAACTAAAACAATAGTGATATCGCCTAGGGTTGACACACGTAACAGGTCAGAGGATAGCGCCATTGGTTTTGATGTTGAGCATTCAGGGCATGAGTCTCTCACTACTCTGTCTTTTGAGATCTCGCCACAGAGCAGCCACATAAGGCCAAAGCCAAAAGAGGTCAACTTTACCCATGGAAAGACAAATACCACAGGGACTCCACCTAGTGGTGACACTGTGACCCAATCAGAAGATAAGTTCAACAACAGGAGACCTGATGATGTAGTTTCAGAAAGTGAGGGGCCTCATAGCATGCAATCTTCAGAGGTCAAGTATGAGAAGGAGCAATTTCAGCTTGAATATGAAGATATGCTGGGGCTGGAATATGTTAGGCTAAACCAAGATGTTTCAACAGAGAGCCAAGAACTTCAAACAGACCAAAACCACAGTGAAATGCTATCATTTGAGGATACATACTCTCTCCAGAGAAATGACCCTTTGCCTACCATTGAGTCATTCAAATGTGTAGAGAAACCTCAGTACTTGCTCCAAGAGGGACCACAGGACATACTCACCATAGACAAACATGTTCCTGTTGATGAATCATCTATCTTCAAAGAGGCCAGACCCAAGAAGGACCTAGTTTGTTCAGAGGAATCTCTACCATTTGCTGTTCATGTTCTAGATGAAGTCATCATGTCTAGCAATCTCCATACATCAAAGGAGGACACTGGAGAGGACAAAGAGAAGGAAGTGTCAAAGTTTAGAGATTATTCTCTCTCACAGACTGCAATTGTTGGTGGCATGAAACATGTAACAAAGATGGACCATAGGGTTTCTCCAGGAGATTTTGATGAAGAAAATAAACAAGAACAGATGGATGTAAAAAAGTCTACTGAATCTCTAAGCAAAGCAGTGGATGGGCAAACATTTGTTACTTTAGATGGAGAGGAGGTAGATATATTTAAGGAAAGGAATACTTTGGAGTCCAAGCTGTCTCCAAATGGAGACTTTCAAAAAGTGAATCAGAAGACTGGAAAATGTCTCATTCCCACAATAGTGGTCAATTCCTCTGAATCCCCAGTGACAGATGACACTGAAGGTAAGCGGTCTCTCTGTTTTGCAGTTTAAACATTGGTATGGAGCTCTCTGTAATTTTTCAGTTTCACATGCCACAACATGTTGCGATGCTTTTGTTAGCCGAACTAACATGATAAAATTAAATCCTGATCTCGTGATTTCAAATATTTTGCCTTCATAACTGTGTTTGTGCTTGCTATTGAAGGTCAACTCTTAAGTGAATACATTGTTAGAAAGGAGGCTCAGAATGAAAgtactttacagtgtttcctcgTTTGCAACACAGCTTCAAGCTATGACATTTGAGGAGTGTCATGACACACCTTTgacttatataatatatatatatatatatatatatatatatatatatatttacagtcccagtcaaaagtttggatacacctactcattcaaggattttcctTTATTTTCTTCAGTGGTTCCTCAATTAAAAGTTTTGAGATTATGCCGCGGGAATTTGTGGTTTAGAATGTTACCCTACATGACTGCCTCATTGCTCCAGACAACCACAAGGGGGAGtaagagcactgattatgctctTGGTTCCAAATGCATTAATGTGTCTATACCTGACAATGAATGAGCaatataaaacaaataaaaacggataattgtgcacaacttcaaaattgaatgatgaggatgaagagGGTTATTCTAAGAGAAACAAAAATGTTATGTAATTATATTCCAGTTAGTTCTC
Protein-coding sequences here:
- the si:ch211-266g18.6 gene encoding synaptotagmin-like protein 2 isoform X1; its protein translation is MMKSTKDLLEFLDLSHLSTDEELAIRQVLQRDDNLRKRETGRIRRLQISIPDPKKLKVMTGEWFEELRTRRYGRQSDVTEVLRSSMRRKKPTAFRTSTFSDVGQTENKEGEKENKDPQTKASEIQTPDTSFLNLSFREKANQELSNEESTVDTDNTTVNVPEWKHPLYRSHEGPASEEKCTNPFTSQNQEMPYSSTTDTVHQSPDRKPGQENKTESAYIANVVLESQLRPINVSSPGPQTKPTTKSLDTIVNLKSSRKLVFPPEIKDDPEKNSSVMYVDPYVWTQPEFKSSVIEAEPKDTEMAIGTTKTIVISPRVDTRNRSEDSAIGFDVEHSGHESLTTLSFEISPQSSHIRPKPKEVNFTHGKTNTTGTPPSGDTVTQSEDKFNNRRPDDVVSESEGPHSMQSSEVKYEKEQFQLEYEDMLGLEYVRLNQDVSTESQELQTDQNHSEMLSFEDTYSLQRNDPLPTIESFKCVEKPQYLLQEGPQDILTIDKHVPVDESSIFKEARPKKDLVCSEESLPFAVHVLDEVIMSSNLHTSKEDTGEDKEKEVSKFRDYSLSQTAIVGGMKHVTKMDHRVSPGDFDEENKQEQMDVKKSTESLSKAVDGQTFVTLDGEEVDIFKERNTLESKLSPNGDFQKVNQKTGKCLIPTIVVNSSESPVTDDTEEHPATSQESPSVDVTPMDTWEDEGLDSDDDCSSVSSYGSDFSARRGYGSIALGLTGRTGSLLSVYSEAGDFGSVTVQGAVEFSLRYRNAEELIVTVEQCQDLAYANPRKQRTDPYVKTYLHPDKSRHSKKKTSIKKRTINPVFDGETLKYKMTMDDLKGRTLNLSVWHNDSRGRNVFLGQVDIDLKTWDWGHETLTWYNLQPKNPGVQDSPEYHGLLTVALKYIPPGSTGVDKINSGEVHVWLKEARELRKLKPQGVDSFVKCYMLPDTSKKSRQKTRVVKKSQKPVYNHAMVYDGFRAGEVREACCELTVWDHNKLSNQFLGGVRLSLGTGQSYGKNVDWMESVNEEIQLWENMLSCPDAWVEGEIPLRSSMTPRK
- the si:ch211-266g18.6 gene encoding synaptotagmin-like protein 1 isoform X2; this encodes MMKSTKDLLEFLDLSHLSTDEELAIRQVLQRDDNLRKRETGRIRRLQISIPDPKKLKVMTGEWFEELRTRRYGRQSDVTEVLRSSMRRKKPTAFRTSTFSDVGQTENKEGEKENKDPQTKASEIQTPDTSFLNLSFREKANQELSNEESTVDTDNTTVNVPEWKHPLYRSHEGPASEEKCTNPFTSQNQEMPYSSTTDTVHQSPDRKPGQENKTESAYIANVVLESQLRPINVSSPGPQTKPTTKSLDTIVNLKSSRKLVFPPEIKDDPEKNSSVMYVDPYVWTQPEFKSSVIEAEPKDTEMAIGTTKTIVISPRVDTRNRSEDSAIGFDVEHSGHESLTTLSFEISPQSSHIRPKPKEVNFTHGKTNTTGTPPSGDTVTQSEDKFNNRRPDDVVSESEGPHSMQSSEVKYEKEQFQLEYEDMLGLEYVRLNQDVSTESQELQTDQNHSEMLSFEDTYSLQRNDPLPTIESFKCVEKPQYLLQEGPQDILTIDKHVPVDESSIFKEARPKKDLVCSEESLPFAVHVLDEVIMSSNLHTSKEDTGEDKEKEVSKFRDYSLSQTAIVGGMKHVTKMDHRVSPGDFDEENKQEQMDVKKSTESLSKAVDGQTFVTLDGEEVDIFKERNTLESKLSPNGDFQKVNQKTGKCLIPTIVVNSSESPVTDDTEEHPATSQESPSVDVTPMDTWEDEGLDSDDDCSSVSSYGSDFSARRGYGSIALGLTGRTGSLLSVYSEAGDFGSVTVQGAVEFSLRYVKTYLHPDKSRHSKKKTSIKKRTINPVFDGETLKYKMTMDDLKGRTLNLSVWHNDSRGRNVFLGQVDIDLKTWDWGHETLTWYNLQPKNPGVQDSPEYHGLLTVALKYIPPGSTGVDKINSGEVHVWLKEARELRKLKPQGVDSFVKCYMLPDTSKKSRQKTRVVKKSQKPVYNHAMVYDGFRAGEVREACCELTVWDHNKLSNQFLGGVRLSLGTGQSYGKNVDWMESVNEEIQLWENMLSCPDAWVEGEIPLRSSMTPRK